In Vagococcus hydrophili, one DNA window encodes the following:
- a CDS encoding GH36-type glycosyl hydrolase domain-containing protein produces the protein MKLKNYSGKNVSFAFLPHGDIKEITAKEILINQLIGNEFDGSVNNLFLRIFTDKSIEVYALIGKRSESKTEFFENGVRWSGNIQNVDYEVEVKLSNQDIWFWEVKLSGSGNVDVVYGQDLGLANKGVVTTNEAYNSQYVDHSAYQVNGSYVVSSRQNMAQNKRFPYLQQGSLTKNVGFSTDGYQLFEKTEGNSYTSLLSHQENLPNEVYQFEMAYTGLQSERLTLTEDAQKVIFYGAYLENHPKAVKQAEVSLLDIEVSYQSLEELTNSTEVVQPLASGVKEISGKDLTEVEISELFPTRKVEEKNEAGELLSFFDDKDYHVVLKEKELLMERSHGHIIISGEEETIDNPVMASTLYMDGLFNSQIVLGNTTVNKFISNTRSTLNLQKKSGQRLYIKINEEWHRLGMPSAFKIGFNFGTWYYKLADDLIEVTSYTVGESRSIKLSVSSKKNKHYDFLTSFDLVMGDSENKQDYTVSKENHLLTIKPTEDSAIYNKYSDLTYYVSLEENYECLSASEFFQISTDENLLLLEVKDSSQMAMTIQGTLSNEAFKSEEMSLSQASKNYDQYISTLSNDFLLEGKEQARLDKMNALVKWYTHNMLVHYLSPHGLEQYGGAAWGTRDVCQGPVEYFFAMNKPEIVRSIILTIYANQFDDDGNWPQWFMFDKFEEIKADESHGDIIVWPLKVVGDYLRITEDFTILEELLPYSSRQNFKQTKETETLLQHIEKQIQYMEDNFLEGTYLSCYGDGDWDDTLQPADQSLKKNMASSWTVALTYQTMKQFFEVMTENNKTIAKRSQKIADGVYQDFHKYMLQDEVIPGFLFMSDTGETELMVHPNDTRTGIDYRLLPMTRSMISELIDQEEVNKHYDIIQEHLKYPDAVRLMNKPANYEGGVSEIFKRAEQAANLGREVGLAYIHAHIRYIEAMAKIGKPEETWQNLEVINPIGIFDVVSNSELRQGNAYFSSSDGNFKTRYDAKENFEELKTKERTVKGGWRIYSSGPGIYLNQLISNVLGIRKTNQFVIFDPVLPQELDGVTLNYTMDDRPLKITYHLNSSVQQLKINGKLVAAETQKNRYRNEGLQISLEAFNSQTKIGEENELEIFIGEM, from the coding sequence ATGAAACTAAAAAATTATTCAGGTAAAAACGTGTCTTTCGCGTTTTTACCTCATGGTGATATTAAAGAGATAACAGCTAAAGAAATCTTAATCAACCAATTAATTGGAAACGAATTTGATGGTAGTGTGAATAATTTGTTTCTACGTATTTTTACAGATAAATCCATTGAAGTTTATGCTTTAATTGGAAAACGTTCGGAGTCTAAAACTGAATTTTTTGAAAACGGTGTCCGGTGGAGTGGTAACATTCAAAATGTGGATTATGAAGTTGAAGTTAAGTTATCCAATCAAGATATTTGGTTTTGGGAAGTTAAGTTATCAGGTAGTGGCAATGTGGACGTTGTTTATGGTCAAGATTTAGGCTTAGCAAACAAAGGTGTCGTAACAACCAATGAAGCTTATAATTCTCAATACGTAGATCATTCTGCTTATCAAGTGAACGGAAGCTATGTGGTTTCTTCAAGACAAAATATGGCACAAAATAAGCGATTTCCATACCTACAACAAGGCTCATTAACTAAAAATGTTGGTTTTTCAACAGATGGTTACCAATTATTTGAAAAAACAGAAGGCAATAGTTATACAAGTTTATTAAGTCATCAAGAAAATCTACCCAATGAAGTTTATCAATTTGAGATGGCTTATACAGGACTTCAATCTGAACGTCTAACATTGACGGAAGATGCTCAAAAAGTGATTTTTTATGGTGCTTACTTAGAAAATCACCCCAAAGCTGTGAAACAAGCTGAAGTTAGTTTATTGGATATAGAAGTGAGTTATCAATCTCTTGAAGAACTGACAAACAGTACTGAAGTAGTTCAACCTTTAGCTAGTGGTGTAAAAGAAATTTCAGGAAAAGACTTAACAGAAGTAGAGATTAGTGAGTTATTTCCAACTAGAAAAGTTGAAGAAAAAAATGAAGCAGGAGAACTCTTATCTTTCTTTGATGACAAGGACTATCACGTTGTTTTAAAAGAAAAAGAATTGTTAATGGAAAGATCTCACGGTCATATTATTATTAGTGGGGAAGAAGAAACCATTGATAATCCAGTGATGGCAAGTACGCTTTACATGGACGGATTATTTAATTCTCAGATTGTTTTAGGGAACACTACCGTTAATAAATTCATAAGTAATACGCGTAGCACTCTTAACCTTCAAAAAAAATCAGGTCAACGTCTGTATATTAAAATCAATGAGGAATGGCACCGATTAGGCATGCCTTCTGCCTTTAAAATTGGTTTTAACTTTGGCACTTGGTATTACAAATTAGCAGATGATTTAATCGAAGTAACAAGTTATACAGTTGGTGAATCAAGAAGTATTAAATTAAGTGTTTCGAGTAAGAAAAATAAACATTATGACTTCTTAACAAGTTTTGATTTAGTGATGGGAGATAGTGAAAATAAACAAGATTACACTGTTTCAAAAGAGAATCACTTGTTAACGATTAAACCAACAGAAGACTCTGCTATTTACAATAAATACTCTGATTTAACTTATTATGTTTCTTTAGAAGAAAATTATGAGTGTTTATCGGCTAGTGAATTCTTCCAAATATCAACAGACGAAAATCTACTTCTACTTGAAGTGAAAGATAGTAGTCAAATGGCGATGACGATTCAAGGAACACTGTCAAATGAAGCGTTTAAATCAGAAGAGATGTCCTTAAGTCAAGCAAGTAAAAATTATGATCAATACATCTCAACTTTAAGTAATGACTTTTTACTTGAAGGAAAAGAGCAAGCTCGTTTAGATAAAATGAACGCCCTTGTTAAGTGGTATACCCATAATATGTTGGTTCATTATTTATCACCTCATGGATTGGAACAATATGGCGGGGCAGCATGGGGAACTCGTGACGTTTGTCAGGGACCTGTAGAATATTTCTTTGCCATGAACAAACCTGAAATTGTTCGCTCAATTATTTTAACAATTTATGCGAACCAATTTGATGATGATGGTAATTGGCCTCAGTGGTTCATGTTTGATAAATTTGAAGAAATTAAAGCAGATGAAAGTCATGGTGACATTATTGTTTGGCCTCTTAAAGTGGTCGGCGACTATCTAAGAATCACGGAAGATTTTACGATTTTAGAAGAGTTACTACCTTATTCTAGTCGTCAAAACTTTAAACAAACGAAAGAGACAGAAACACTTTTACAACATATTGAAAAACAAATTCAGTACATGGAAGATAACTTCTTAGAAGGAACCTATCTTTCTTGTTACGGTGATGGTGATTGGGATGATACCTTACAACCAGCTGATCAAAGCTTGAAGAAAAATATGGCAAGTAGTTGGACGGTTGCGTTAACTTATCAAACCATGAAACAATTTTTTGAAGTTATGACTGAAAACAATAAAACAATTGCTAAACGTAGTCAAAAAATAGCTGATGGTGTGTATCAAGATTTTCATAAGTATATGTTGCAGGATGAAGTGATTCCAGGTTTCTTATTCATGTCAGACACAGGTGAGACTGAGTTAATGGTTCATCCAAACGACACAAGAACAGGTATTGACTATCGATTATTGCCGATGACGAGAAGTATGATTTCAGAATTAATTGATCAAGAGGAAGTTAATAAACATTATGATATTATTCAAGAACATTTGAAATACCCAGATGCTGTTCGTTTGATGAACAAACCTGCTAATTATGAAGGTGGCGTTAGTGAAATATTTAAACGTGCAGAACAAGCAGCCAATCTTGGTCGTGAAGTAGGATTAGCTTATATCCATGCTCATATTAGATACATTGAAGCGATGGCAAAAATTGGTAAGCCAGAAGAAACTTGGCAGAATTTAGAAGTTATCAATCCAATTGGTATCTTCGACGTGGTATCTAATAGTGAACTAAGACAAGGAAATGCTTATTTTAGTAGTTCTGATGGTAATTTTAAAACAAGATATGATGCGAAAGAGAACTTTGAAGAATTAAAAACGAAGGAACGGACTGTTAAAGGTGGATGGCGTATTTATTCCAGTGGACCTGGTATCTATTTGAATCAATTAATTAGTAATGTCCTAGGGATTCGCAAAACCAATCAATTTGTGATATTTGATCCAGTCTTACCACAAGAATTAGATGGGGTGACA